The Eulemur rufifrons isolate Redbay chromosome 14, OSU_ERuf_1, whole genome shotgun sequence sequence CTCACTGTTTGTAAAACATTGTAAATGAACTTACTGGCATCAAAACGGGTGGAGATGGGAGAAAAtggggttaaagaaaaaaaatagcctttgCTGTCGATGGCTGGACGCTGCAGTGGAGGCTGCCAGGCTGCTGTGTGTCTGAGCAGGCTGCACCGCCCACAGTCAGCCcggccccaggccctgcaggccagGCCTCTCCAGACCTCCAGGCCTCCCGTGGCCTTCGTGGAAGGCTGCCTTGCGTTTGGCTTCTTATGAAAACGCCCCTTATAGTTGGGAGTCGGGGCTGGGGGGGGTCTTCAGTGGCCAGATCAGGTGGGGTCTGGAGAGCAGAAGTCTGTGGCCGTGATCTTGGCTGCCTGCAGCTGAGGCCGGGCAGGGCCGATACGAAGAGACCCTTGCCCACGCTCAGCGGCGTGGCAGCTGGCAGTGATCCCTCAGCTGAACGCTGGAGCACTCGGCCAAATGCCAGGTGCCCTGCTGTGCCGCCTGTGCCCCCACTATGGCGGGACCCGAGCTGAGATGGTTTCTCTGCACGTCCCATGGAGCAGGCGGGGGAAGCATCCTGGAGACAGGCTGGGGGAGCACAAAGGTGCCCAGATCAGGGCCGATGACAGCAGTTACAAAAGGACTCAAAGACGGGGCCTGGGGGGTCATACTTGCAGAGTGACAGGATGGAGGGAGACCAGGTGTGTCCTGTGGGGGCCAGGCCCCAGCTCCTGCTCGTTACGACAGGCGTGGCCACTGCTCCATTCCACACAGGACAGTTTCCAGGTGTTGGGACATCCAGTATCCGGTCTAGATTCGTAACGGTCAGCACCGCTTTGGCCTGGAAGGCCCCTAGAACCTGCATGTGCCTTTCTCTCGGGtaatgaaaagaaagaggaagtagATTCCAATTGTTCCCCTTTTTCAGAAAGTCCGTTAggtctgtgtgcacatgtgtgtgtggtgCGTTTAATTTAGTGCACAAGATACCAGATATCCAGGGACTCAGAAAATCAGGCTTAAGTCTTTTTCAACCCTGAAATTctctaaatatgttttatttttaaaaagaccttgtatgatgaaaataatagatgctcattaaagaaaaaacatacagaaatggACAAAGGTGAGAAGCTGCTGTCCTGCCGTCCCTCCTGTCTCGCTGAGGTCAGGCCACCGCGTCTCCCAGAGTTGTCCTGTTTTACATACAAGTCTGCATTTGGATCCTTGCTCGTAAGTGCGAGGCTGAATTCTGCCAGGGTCTGAGGGTCCCTGTCTCTCAACGGCACCAGCCAGTGGACGCAGTGGAGACCCAGGGGACCGCCAGGGCCCAGCATCGATGGAGAGCCAGACCGCTGCAGCCTGCTCCTCAGGTTCCGCTCACTGAGGCATCTACGGTCGGCCCAGAAGAGGCACCAGGGCctcccctgctgctgctggcccGAGAGCgtcccccagggcctggggactTCCTCCTGGGAGCCTGGCCTGGGTGCTATGCCCCTCGGCCCAGAGCTTCACATGCTGCTTCCTCCCGGTTCTTGCTCCGGCCGAGTCTGCCCAGGCCTGAGCCCTCTGGCCGCTGGGGCCCTCGCTGGCGGGCAGCTGAGGCTGGGCCGTCCCCTTCTGAAAGGCCCTGAGCTGCTGAAGCAGCTGACTCTTCCCAGTGCAGTTCCTGCGACACAGTAAAACCACACTCAGCCAGAGCCCGTGGAGGCCGCCCCTCCGGGTGGGAGGCCACCAAAACGGGAGAAAAATGTGATTCAGGCAACTGCCGGATGGGTGGGAGGCCAGCGTGACAGCTGATACCTGTGGCTTCCCCTGCTCTGTGTGGTGGCTGAGCAAGTCCCTACCACACAGGGTAGAGCTCACCAAGAGCGACTCCAGAGTCCCCCAAGGCTCCCACCCAACAGGAAAGGCGACTCAACAACATCACCCACCCTTTCTGAGTTCCATCTCTGAGTTTAGGTTTCAGTTGGTTAAACCCAACTGATGGATAATTCTAGAAAGAAATGAGAACCAGTGCCATTCTTATCGAAAGAACTCTCCAGTGGAGTTGAGCTAATTTGCTAGTCAGCGTGGGAGGGAAAATTCTAGCCATCTTAAAGCCCAGGCCAGCAAAATAGCTGCCCCCACTTCCTGGAGACTGTGTGCCTGACTCTGGAATCCTCTGAGGTAGGTGCTAGAACTGTCCCCATTTCCAGGTGAAGACGTAGAGCCTTGGCGAGAGTGAGTGATTGGCTGAAGTTCCCTGGGCAGCAAGGGGAGCAGCCTGGATGTGAGCCCAGGGTGTGTGACTGCAGAGCTGGGGGTCACATCGCAGGTGCTCAACTGGCCTGGCCTGGACAGACGTCCTGGTGCCCGTCGCCGAGGGACCAGGAGAAGGAGCTTGCCTGGCTAACACTAACCTCGACTCCGCAGCCCTGAGGAAAGCATAGCCTTGCCAAGGGGCATTGCTAAGGGAAGGAAAAAGTCGCATTATGGCCAGACGCGGACAGGAAGGCTAGACTGCTTCCGGCAGCAGGTTCCCACGCCCTCGAGACGCTCAGGAAGAGGCGGCAGCCTCCAGCCCTCGCAGAGGCTCCGCACATGCTTGTCAGTGACCCTTCACCCCTTCTCTGCCGTAGGGCCTCGTCGCATGCCACGGGGAGGGCGAGCTGGGTGAGGTCCGCACTTGCTGGTGCTGCCACAGCACGTGACTCGCCTGTGGCCACAGCGTAGGGCCTCCCTCACAGCTCGCGCCTGGGCTGCCTCTGCATTTGACATTTCACTCTAATTCACCCAAGCAGTTTGCTTCTGGCTAGCAACCATCACTTCACCacactttctcctcccttccactGCCATCAGTAGCAGGGAGAAAAATCAATTTGAGGAGctaattttcagaaagaaaatgtacTGAGCCCTCCTCGAGAGTGAGCTAGGGTGTCCTCGGTGTCCAAGGCACAGCAGGCCAGGCTGAGAGAAGGGTGCTGGGCCCCAGATGGGCTCCCACGGGCTACCTTCCCCCACCTCCTagacccccaccccagacctgcacGTGCTGGCCCTTAGGGAGCACGACACAGAGCTGAAAGCACAGTTAGATGTGCCAGGTCAGGGACTGCTGAGGAAAGCAGTGTTGGGACACCCCAAGGGAGGCCCCTTTGCAGTTACCGTGGGCCCTGGGAGGAAGGAGCTGCCCTCTCTGCTGGGCCATGCTGGTCTCCCAAAGCcgctggctcctcctcctcctcctcctcactgtctgaggagctggagctggagctggggaggagaggaaatggGGTTGCTGATGTGCCCCAGTGCCCCAGCCAGGCCTGACTCCCACCAAGGACTCAGAGTGCTTGGATCTCCCTGGtgacctgaggcaggagggtggccgCCAGCCAGAGCACAGCAGCTGAAACCAAAGGGCCCTGGACTTCCGGCCAAGTGTTGAGGGAGGGTGCAGGGCGATGTGCTCCAGCCTAGACAAAGTTTACATAGAGCTCAGTCTGAGGAAGTTTGTCCTCTGtccttcttcttccctccctgcagGGTACCAAGTGGGACTGGTGGCCAGGCCCAGTTCTGGGCTAAAAGCAACTGCGCATTGTTCCAAGCTTTTCAAAGTCCCTGTTTCTCCCCATTAGGAACTGCCAGAGGCCTCATGGACCACTGTGCAACTTTGCAAAGTGGTAAATCTGCTGAAGGGTTTGTCACTGCGTGTACCTCTCCAGGAAATGGTGGGCTGGTGGCTCCATCTGCCGCAGATCAATGAAGATGGTGGGAGGCTCCGTATTGCGCCTTGTGCCCTCGGCCAGCTTCCGGCCCGGCTTGGCCTGGGCTCCCAGCTTCCTTGAAGCACATCTGAGATGAGAAGAGCAGGGCTGTCAAGTCACTTCTCTGCGGTTTCTCTGTGACCTGTGCTGGGCTTGTCCAGTCACAGTGTCTGTGGCTGCCACCCGGTGAGGGCCCGTTGTGTGTCAGAACACACTCAAAGCGTTTGCTCTTTTATTCATCAGAACAGCCCTCCAGATTTAGGCCAGCACTGTCCCGTGATGACTGAAATGCTCtttatctgtgctgtccagtatggtTGCCACTTACCACgggtggctatttaaatttacatttaagcTAACTCAAAtcaaatcagtaaaataaatctggttcctcagtcacactagccacatttcaagtgttcagtgGCCACGTGTGGCTATGGAGACTGTATTGAACAGTGTGGGTCCAGCCATTTCTATCAGGAGCTTTTGGTTTCCAGGCACAAAAACCCACTGCAACTAGCTCAGGTGAAAAGGGGAATTCATTGGCTCTCAGATTCCTAAAAAGGGTGGAACAACCAAAGTGTGTTGGGGGGCAGGGGTCCCTgtctccatctctgcctccccccaGCTTGCCTTTCTCCAGACGGCAGGACGGGTCGCTGCCATAGCCCTTCCTCCCTACACAGAGATTGGAAAAATCCCAGGGAAAGGCTCTGATTGGCCTGGCTAAGGTCACATGCCCAGGGCTGGGCCAATCAACTGTGGCCAGAGGGGCAAGGTCATGTGACAACCTTTCTACTCCCAGGGAGGCCATGAGGGTAGTGAAGGGAGCGTTCCCATGGGGTTTGAGGAGAGAGTGGGTACCTTGGGGctggagtcccagctctgccatttatgtCCAGGAAGAGtgaacctctctgagtctcttgccccatctctaaaatgggcttAATAGAAGTAACTGCCTGGTCAGATTCTTGATATTAAATGAAGATGCCCATCAAGTGTCCCACCCACAGGAAGCCCAATCAATGCCACATGACCATGGGCCAGTTCTAAAGAGACGAAAGGGGCCATGACTGAGAAGTCCCACCTGCTTCCAGCCTCCTGCTCCTTGGTGTCCTGGGGTGTGTCAGCAGGCAAGTTccgggcagaggcagaggctctGGGCTGCGTGGCACACAGGAGGGCCAGCTGTTCCATGAGCCTGTCCTGGGCGTTCGGCATAGAGTGGTCTGAGGACAGCCAAAGGAGAGAAGGCTGCTCAGTGGGGACCCGGCCGAGTTTGGCTTATGGCAGCTTGAGCCATGTGTATCGtgcccccagcccagctctcACGACTCAGCGCTCGAGGGGGACTCCACCTCCTGCGCAGCAGGGACTGTGGCTTGGGAGCCTGGTGAAGTAGGGGTGACTTCCTGTTGAAAGTCTGTCCCACCTCCTCACGCCCCAGTCCCACTTGTCAGAGGTAACCATAATTAACAGTTctgtgcactttttttttttatagcaacaGGATCATCCTCTATAGATTTTTCTAacttaacttttttcattttatatattacttcTTTCCACGTTAACATAGATTCCCTCACTGAGCTGCAGAGCATTCTGCGGTAGAACTGATATAGCTGGATTTGTATTGAATGTGggctgtttccaatttttcacaatttaaaacaaCAGTGCAATGAACATCCTTGAAGACACATCTTTACCCACTAGGCTAAATGTGTAGGAAAGATTGTCGAAATGCCATAGCTGGATCAAAGGGTTACGTAGGGTGTaccagttacacacacacacacgcacacgcacacgcactcCTTACAGAGGAGTCAGTTTCTCCACAGCCTGCCATAAGGGGTGTGAACTGTAAACCAACAAAACTATGTTTAAAGCAGCACAGGGGCTGTCAGTCATGGCTGAGCCTTTGCTCTGGGATTGAAGGCGGAAACCCTGTACCTGTCCTTGCTCCTGGGCCTCAGGCCTGCCTCCACTCACCTTTGTAGGCCTTACTggggggtgaggggttggggagcAAAGCCACAAGTGCGGGGACAGTGGTGACATCTTTAGCCTTCCTTTTTAAATGGGGTGTCAAGTGGAAGCAGGAGTGTCCCTAGGAGCTGACTGGAGGTGCACAAAAGGCAGGACTGACTTTCCcccaggaagaaagaggaaggggaggaggaagaggtgtgGGTCagggggcagggactgtgtctgaaGGCCCCTTTTGTGTCCCCTAGACCTGGCCCATGCCTGGTGACTAGCAGGCAATCACATATGTGTTGAGTCAGTGAATGAAGGAAGTCTTTCAAGGACTGGCACATCAGAGTACGGGACAGGGAGGGGCTGAGCAAGCAGAGAGGACATTGCGGCTGCAGGGCTGATCGTGGCCACAGGCCTCTGTTACTGAGAGGCCCAGGAACGAGCTGCCAGTGGGGGTTCACTTGGGCTCGTGTTCGAGGTCAGACCTTGGACTTGGCAGCGGTCAGCTGCCCACCACGCGGTTCCAGGTGCTTGATTTTCCTGGTTGTCTTCTTGCCCCGCCAGACTCTGGAGGATGTAATCCAAATCCCACTCTTCAAGTTGCTGAAATAATTAAACCAGAGGTTACGAGGCAGCCGCAGGCATGAGTGTCTGCCTCCCAGCTGCTGTGACCAGTGGAGACCGTCATGGGATGTTGTGGGGCAGAAACCAGGGTTTAGATGTATTTGTAAATGGGCTCACCCGCCCTTGCCGTTACAGACTGAGGCCTCCACTAAGGCGGGGCTTGCATTTCTTGTCACCTCCTTCCTATGCTTTTTTTGGGTCAATACTTTTGATTTTGGAACAAAGATGTTGTTTGACCTGGAAGAAAGAAACCCTGTATCGTTTTAAAACTATTTAGGTTCATACTCAAAATATTTGGAGGTTAGACAGCTGTGCTCTTTTAAGAAACAGGTTGTTCTAGGCAGATGCTGACCCTGGAGGACTTGGCAGAGAGTGCTCGAGGGGCACAGCGGGTGtgatgaggaggagggaggacgtTAGTCAAGGACTCATGTTTATTGTATGTGACCTTTCAACTTCTGCGGCTCTATaggtgaggaaaaataaaagtttttaggggtgagcagagaaaggaaagaatggtTTATTTAAGCAGTAAGGAAAATGACTTCTATGTATACCTCAGTGCCAGATTTCTCCAAGttgttaagaaaaattatccaaaatttgTATATAAGACAGAAGGAGAATTTTATGGCCTTTCAGCATCGTGCCTGGAGCATTTTCTAACGTGCCCACCTTTTCTGGAGGAAAGTAACTTGGTTTGTGCAATTGGCCAGGGCCCACCTGCTTTCCAACTTTGTAAAACTGAGAACCTGTGATGGTTTCACTTCTGTCCCACAGACAAGATGACCCCAAAGATAACAG is a genomic window containing:
- the DNAAF8 gene encoding dynein axonemal assembly factor 8 — translated: MASKDKDVAPSHGSAWASQAGPWDAILQAVKDQLPSLDSDSSLSDCGEEELFIFQRNQTALIPDLSEELAEDPAEGNESRTWVTAAVGSPPEPVLVPVECPAELGSGWNARTKDSASREGRGLGGPFESSGEICSLLTMAEETPRWQEGNLGNISFHTRGSQSPPWGLQGEATLSPHEGDPKAEPTSATSQGAVDRRALRRERRKLIEKDILHKVPWGAPEPACTSHSGMGELPCQAAQSARSPGTPPEEPRAGPPVLSLQQLEEWDLDYILQSLAGQEDNQENQAPGTAWWAADRCQVQDHSMPNAQDRLMEQLALLCATQPRASASARNLPADTPQDTKEQEAGSRCASRKLGAQAKPGRKLAEGTRRNTEPPTIFIDLRQMEPPAHHFLESSSSSSSDSEEEEEEEPAALGDQHGPAERAAPSSQGPRNCTGKSQLLQQLRAFQKGTAQPQLPASEGPSGQRAQAWADSAGARTGRKQHVKLWAEGHSTQARLPGGSPQALGDALGPAAAGEALVPLLGRP